One window from the genome of Commensalibacter oyaizuii encodes:
- the metH gene encoding methionine synthase — MSGQSKLLNKLQHHILLCDGGMGSIVQMLDLDIDKDFWGKENCTEVLNLSRPDLVRDIHRQYFAAGADIVETNSFGGSITTLSEFDLQDQTREINKRAAEIANEAAESFADNKERFVVGSIGPGTRLPSLGNIAYDPLENAITEQCRGLIDGGVHGFLIETCQDPLQIKAAVNAAKIAQKEANIFLPIFVQVTIETTGTLLVGSDIAAAATVIDALDVQMMGMNCGTGPREMAEAIKWLSQYWPKLISMQPNAGLPELVDGKTHYPLSPEEMGHWMSRYIEEQKINMIGGCCGTNPNHIAAMHKILCERAQNEGTTSDRPKIIERTHHWVPSVASLFTSTPLRQENSLFSIGERCNANGSKKWRDLQAEQDWDGCVTVGREQLKEGSNALDVCMAFVGRDEDAEMREIIPRFTSSINAPLVIDSTGTDVIESCLKLHGGKPIINSINFEDGEEIAAERMVLARKFGASVIALTIDEVGMAKTPEDKLRITQRLVDFACNRYGLPQSDLMIDPLTFTIATGVEDDRKLGLWTLEGIKAIRDAFPDIQIVLGLSNISFGLNPAARAVLNSVFLHHAQKMGMTAAIVHVSKIRPLHLIDEAEIKVMEDLIFDRREGDYDPLKKVLEIFADRKASQAATRPIASTIEEQLHDRIVDGNRKGLEDDLKRAMETYPPLEIINNLLLNGMKTVGELFGSGKMQLPFVLQSAETMKAAVSFLEPFMEKTNEDTKGTMVLATVKGDVHDIGKNLVDIILSNNGFRVVNLGIKVPVADMINAAKEHRADAIGMSGLLVKSTVIMKDNLLEMAEQGLNIPVLLGGAALTRAYVDEDCAEVYKKNNGLVAYARDAFDGLTLMEKIASGQLDDYVAAQKVQNKRPKRNNKKETITAIPISAEEATKRRQDMAPKEDVPTPPFWGVRKLEAKMKAILPFLNERSLYQLQWGMKKQGKTLEEFLENAKTSLRPILHKLMDECEKENILQPQALYGYWKAAAEGEDLILFDEDGQTELCRFTLPRQHGANRFCITDFVRDIQDPVRDVIGLQVVTVGQQASDTARVWFEENRYQDYLYLHGLSVEMTEAMAEYTHQRMRSELGYISEDDPDMNKLLMQGYRGSRYSFGYPACPNLEDQKYILELLKADQLGITLSDEWQLHPEQSTSALVIFHPKAKYFII, encoded by the coding sequence ATGTCTGGACAAAGCAAACTTCTTAATAAATTACAGCACCATATTCTTCTTTGTGATGGAGGAATGGGATCTATCGTTCAAATGCTTGACCTTGATATCGATAAAGATTTTTGGGGCAAAGAGAACTGTACAGAAGTTCTAAATTTATCCAGACCTGATTTAGTTAGAGATATCCATCGCCAATATTTTGCAGCAGGCGCAGATATTGTCGAAACCAATTCTTTTGGGGGATCGATCACAACCCTCAGTGAGTTTGACCTGCAAGACCAAACACGTGAAATCAATAAACGCGCAGCTGAGATTGCCAACGAAGCCGCGGAATCCTTTGCTGACAATAAGGAGCGTTTTGTTGTTGGATCTATTGGCCCAGGAACGCGTCTACCTTCTTTGGGTAATATTGCTTATGATCCCTTGGAAAACGCCATAACAGAACAATGTCGCGGGTTAATTGATGGGGGTGTTCATGGATTTTTAATTGAGACCTGCCAAGACCCCTTGCAAATCAAGGCCGCCGTCAATGCCGCCAAAATAGCACAAAAAGAAGCCAATATTTTCTTACCAATTTTTGTGCAAGTTACTATTGAAACAACAGGCACTTTATTAGTCGGCAGTGACATTGCCGCGGCTGCCACCGTTATTGATGCTCTTGATGTTCAAATGATGGGCATGAATTGCGGAACAGGGCCACGTGAAATGGCTGAAGCCATCAAATGGTTATCTCAATACTGGCCCAAACTAATTTCTATGCAGCCCAATGCAGGCCTGCCTGAACTTGTTGATGGGAAAACACATTACCCACTATCTCCAGAAGAGATGGGACATTGGATGTCACGTTATATAGAGGAACAAAAAATTAATATGATCGGAGGATGTTGCGGCACTAATCCCAATCATATTGCCGCAATGCATAAAATATTATGTGAACGTGCCCAAAACGAAGGGACCACCTCTGACCGCCCAAAAATTATCGAACGAACCCACCACTGGGTGCCATCCGTTGCCAGTCTGTTTACCTCAACCCCTTTACGTCAAGAAAATAGTTTATTTTCAATTGGCGAGCGTTGCAATGCCAATGGTTCAAAAAAATGGCGAGATCTTCAAGCCGAACAAGATTGGGATGGATGCGTTACAGTTGGTCGTGAACAACTAAAAGAAGGATCGAACGCCCTTGATGTCTGTATGGCCTTTGTTGGACGCGATGAAGATGCTGAAATGCGCGAAATTATTCCCAGATTTACTTCGTCAATCAATGCTCCCTTAGTTATTGATTCAACAGGTACCGATGTCATTGAAAGTTGTTTGAAACTTCATGGGGGTAAACCGATTATCAACTCCATCAATTTCGAAGATGGCGAGGAAATAGCAGCCGAGCGTATGGTTTTGGCTCGTAAATTTGGTGCATCGGTCATTGCATTAACCATTGATGAAGTGGGAATGGCAAAAACGCCCGAAGACAAATTACGCATTACCCAACGGCTGGTTGATTTTGCCTGCAATCGATATGGATTACCACAGTCTGATTTAATGATTGATCCACTAACCTTTACCATCGCCACAGGGGTAGAAGATGATCGCAAATTAGGATTATGGACATTGGAAGGCATTAAAGCGATCCGCGATGCTTTTCCCGACATTCAGATAGTTTTGGGATTATCGAATATCTCTTTTGGATTAAATCCTGCTGCTCGTGCGGTTTTAAACTCTGTTTTCCTACATCACGCTCAAAAAATGGGCATGACGGCTGCCATTGTTCATGTATCTAAGATCCGCCCTTTACATTTAATTGACGAAGCAGAAATCAAGGTCATGGAAGATCTCATCTTTGATCGCAGGGAGGGTGACTATGATCCACTTAAAAAAGTTCTCGAAATTTTTGCCGATCGTAAAGCCTCACAAGCAGCTACCCGCCCTATTGCCTCTACGATCGAGGAACAATTACATGACCGTATCGTAGATGGTAATCGTAAAGGGTTAGAAGACGATTTAAAAAGAGCTATGGAAACCTATCCACCATTGGAAATCATCAATAACCTTTTGTTGAACGGAATGAAAACCGTTGGTGAACTCTTTGGTTCGGGCAAAATGCAGCTACCTTTCGTGTTACAATCAGCAGAAACCATGAAAGCAGCAGTCTCTTTTTTAGAGCCTTTCATGGAAAAAACGAACGAAGATACCAAAGGCACTATGGTCTTAGCCACGGTCAAAGGTGATGTTCACGATATAGGCAAAAATCTTGTTGATATCATCCTAAGCAATAATGGATTTCGCGTTGTTAACTTAGGAATAAAAGTTCCTGTCGCTGATATGATTAATGCAGCCAAAGAACATCGTGCCGATGCTATTGGCATGTCTGGATTACTGGTTAAATCAACCGTAATTATGAAGGATAATTTGCTTGAAATGGCAGAACAAGGATTAAATATTCCTGTTTTATTAGGTGGCGCAGCCTTAACCCGTGCCTATGTAGATGAAGATTGCGCAGAAGTATACAAAAAAAACAATGGTTTAGTTGCCTATGCACGCGATGCTTTTGATGGTTTAACATTAATGGAGAAAATCGCTAGTGGTCAGCTAGATGATTACGTAGCTGCACAAAAGGTACAAAATAAACGTCCTAAACGAAATAACAAGAAAGAGACCATCACAGCAATACCCATCTCTGCCGAAGAAGCAACTAAACGTCGTCAAGATATGGCCCCAAAAGAGGATGTTCCCACACCACCTTTTTGGGGTGTCCGCAAACTTGAGGCAAAAATGAAAGCAATATTGCCTTTTCTTAACGAACGTTCTTTATACCAATTACAATGGGGAATGAAAAAGCAAGGCAAGACTCTAGAAGAGTTTTTAGAAAATGCCAAAACGTCTTTACGTCCTATCTTACACAAATTAATGGACGAATGTGAAAAAGAGAATATTCTGCAACCCCAAGCATTATATGGATATTGGAAAGCCGCAGCAGAAGGCGAAGACTTAATTCTATTTGATGAAGATGGTCAAACAGAATTATGCCGTTTTACCTTGCCCAGACAACATGGTGCCAACAGATTTTGTATTACAGATTTTGTTCGCGATATTCAAGATCCTGTTCGTGATGTTATTGGACTGCAAGTTGTAACCGTTGGACAACAAGCATCTGATACAGCTAGAGTTTGGTTTGAAGAAAACCGTTACCAGGATTATCTATATTTACATGGATTGTCCGTTGAAATGACAGAAGCAATGGCCGAATATACCCATCAACGCATGCGCTCTGAACTAGGTTACATTAGTGAGGACGACCCCGATATGAACAAATTATTAATGCAAGGTTATCGTGGTTCTCGATATTCTTTTGGATATCCTGCCTGCCCTAATTTAGAAGATCAAAAATATATTCTTGAATTATTAAAAGCCGATCAATTGGGAATAACCCTATCTGATGAATGGCAACTGCACCCCGAGCAGTCAACATCTGCGTTAGTAATTTTCCACCCAAAAGCAAAATATTTCATTATTTAA
- a CDS encoding Na/Pi cotransporter family protein: MDFVTIIDLAGSVALLLWGVHMVQTGVQRAFGARLNQILSKTLRNRVQAFFAGLGITAILQSSTATGLMITSFTANGVIGLPSALAVMLGANVGTTLIVQLLSFDVSRIAPLFVLIGVIMFRRCTNYFRDLGRTFIGLGLILISLHQFLVILHPYTNQPTLRLMLGSIADLPLIAVVIAMVLTWIMHSSVAVILLIASFASHNVISAETAFAMVLGSNIGTALNPVIEGAGKDAVAKRLPIGNLLNRVIGAIIILVFLSPITNWFVHYYPDANRSIANFHTLFNIVTAAVFLPFLTPYAELLKRILPRPKTEKAEDPSKPIYLDKSAIKQSPMLAIGNATRESLRLCDALEKMLSGVDNALKSKTPQIASEARRVDNTLDRLTSSIQSYVTALDPESLNRKELNQIERILTFCTQIANAGDVLDRNVLPTVQKMVKQRIVLPKEMMDLLEDMMIRIHKNLRIAATLLMNEDESIARKLAEEKDIFRETENQANSIYYRRLREETEDKKTQIQFGSFMLELARDLKRTNTHVVASSAYPVLDQSGLLLPSRLQPEDRNQNETINQDINETIDQDTVKPSL; this comes from the coding sequence TTGGACTTTGTTACTATCATAGACCTTGCGGGTAGTGTTGCCCTCCTATTATGGGGGGTGCATATGGTGCAAACTGGCGTACAGCGTGCGTTTGGGGCAAGGTTGAATCAAATTTTGTCCAAAACATTACGTAACAGAGTTCAAGCTTTTTTTGCTGGTCTGGGGATTACTGCCATTTTGCAATCATCGACTGCAACGGGATTGATGATTACCAGCTTTACGGCAAATGGGGTTATTGGTTTGCCTTCTGCTTTGGCGGTTATGTTGGGTGCCAATGTTGGTACTACATTGATTGTTCAACTCCTTTCTTTCGATGTATCGCGCATTGCTCCACTTTTTGTCCTTATTGGCGTCATTATGTTTAGGCGTTGTACAAATTACTTTCGTGATTTGGGACGAACCTTTATTGGATTGGGATTAATTTTAATCTCATTACACCAATTTTTAGTTATTTTACATCCATACACAAATCAGCCTACACTACGATTAATGTTGGGAAGTATTGCCGACTTACCCTTGATCGCAGTCGTTATTGCCATGGTTTTAACGTGGATTATGCATTCATCTGTTGCTGTTATTTTATTAATTGCTTCTTTTGCTTCCCACAATGTGATATCGGCAGAAACTGCTTTTGCAATGGTGCTAGGATCGAATATTGGTACAGCCCTTAATCCTGTAATAGAAGGGGCAGGCAAAGATGCAGTTGCCAAACGCTTACCTATTGGTAATTTATTAAATCGTGTAATTGGGGCTATAATTATTTTAGTTTTCCTATCCCCAATTACAAATTGGTTTGTACATTATTATCCTGATGCTAATCGATCGATAGCCAATTTTCATACGTTATTTAATATAGTTACAGCAGCTGTTTTTCTGCCTTTCTTAACACCATATGCAGAACTCTTGAAACGCATCTTACCCAGACCTAAAACCGAGAAAGCTGAAGATCCATCTAAACCTATTTATTTAGATAAATCAGCCATTAAGCAATCCCCTATGTTAGCCATCGGTAATGCTACACGAGAATCTTTACGTTTATGTGATGCGCTGGAAAAAATGCTGAGCGGCGTGGATAATGCCCTAAAAAGCAAAACCCCCCAAATCGCAAGTGAAGCACGTAGAGTCGATAATACTCTCGACAGACTGACCAGTTCAATCCAAAGCTATGTCACAGCACTTGATCCCGAATCTTTAAACCGCAAAGAACTAAATCAAATTGAGAGAATTCTAACTTTTTGCACCCAAATCGCCAATGCTGGGGATGTCTTAGATCGTAATGTTTTGCCAACTGTGCAAAAAATGGTCAAGCAACGTATTGTCCTGCCCAAAGAAATGATGGATTTACTAGAAGATATGATGATCCGTATTCATAAAAATCTGCGTATTGCAGCGACATTGTTGATGAACGAGGACGAAAGCATCGCCAGAAAATTAGCCGAAGAAAAAGACATTTTTCGAGAAACCGAAAATCAAGCAAATTCTATTTATTATCGCAGGCTGCGAGAAGAAACAGAGGATAAGAAAACACAAATTCAATTTGGTTCGTTTATGTTGGAATTGGCACGTGATTTAAAACGCACCAATACTCATGTTGTCGCATCATCGGCCTATCCAGTACTAGATCAATCAGGGTTATTATTACCCAGCCGACTACAGCCTGAAGACCGAAATCAAAACGAGACTATTAATCAAGACATAAATGAAACAATCGATCAAGATACAGTAAAACCTTCGCTTTGA
- a CDS encoding CvpA family protein: protein MLDTMNWIDLVCLGVVILGALSGLTRGFTREFIGLFGWIIAASLANRWYPDLTPKITPYISSESVANIIAFIAIFLLASIVINTLANVIVGQNSTRFSILGRLDRILGAVCGGVKGYAGLAIIYLVGSILVPGYQWPETLQESQVVPYIYKGAVYINDLLPTSMQREVVVPQLKTPRMTIPQAPSSTKDTFSYPDNNDPNTSAQP, encoded by the coding sequence GTGCTAGATACTATGAACTGGATTGATCTGGTTTGTCTTGGTGTTGTTATCCTTGGGGCATTGTCTGGATTGACCAGAGGATTTACTCGAGAATTTATTGGCTTGTTTGGGTGGATTATTGCGGCCAGCCTTGCAAATCGTTGGTATCCTGATTTAACCCCTAAAATTACACCCTATATCAGCTCAGAGTCTGTAGCTAATATTATAGCATTCATTGCAATCTTTTTGTTAGCGTCCATTGTTATAAATACACTGGCAAATGTGATTGTAGGACAAAATTCAACGCGCTTTTCTATACTTGGGCGATTAGATAGAATATTAGGAGCTGTTTGTGGCGGGGTGAAAGGATATGCTGGATTAGCCATTATTTATCTAGTTGGCAGTATTCTTGTCCCAGGATATCAGTGGCCAGAAACACTACAAGAAAGCCAAGTCGTTCCCTATATTTACAAAGGGGCTGTTTACATTAATGACTTACTACCCACCTCTATGCAAAGAGAGGTTGTAGTCCCCCAACTTAAAACGCCTAGAATGACAATCCCCCAAGCCCCATCCTCAACAAAGGATACCTTTTCTTATCCTGATAATAATGACCCAAATACATCCGCTCAACCTTAA
- the purF gene encoding amidophosphoribosyltransferase, with protein sequence MTLPASLQNQDCFSIEDDKLHEECGVVGVWTTQDAASLTALGLHALQHRGQEASGIVTFDGHQFCTHRGLGLVGEVFADPQIIAKLPGGSAIGHNRYATTGETQIRNVQPLYGDFEFGGFAVAHNGNLTNAQLLKQSLVRRGCLFQSSTDSEVFIHLIAISLYTNVIDRFIDALKQVQGAYSLVALSKDMLIAARDPLGVRPLILGKLPQGKEKKSWVVASETCALSSMGAEFVRDIEPGEVIIINDDGIQSIKPFSNVANRFCIFEYVYFARPDSVIENKSVYMARKKIGAELAKECNVDADVVVPVPDSGVPAAIGYAAASKIPFELGIIRSHYIGRTFIEPTDQIRHLGVKLKHSTNRSVLEGKRVILIDDSIVRGTTSKKIVEMVRAAGATEVHLRIASPPTQYSCFYGIDTPAQEKLLAHTHNIDEMCKLIGTDSLGFISCDGLYRALGEEKRNNFDPQYCDACFTGDYPIPLTDHDKQLIKTK encoded by the coding sequence ATGACCCTCCCTGCTTCTTTACAAAACCAAGACTGTTTTTCTATCGAAGATGATAAACTCCACGAAGAATGTGGTGTTGTTGGTGTATGGACTACACAAGATGCAGCATCACTAACAGCACTGGGTTTGCATGCATTACAACATCGTGGCCAAGAAGCCAGCGGTATCGTGACTTTTGACGGACATCAATTCTGCACCCATCGTGGATTGGGATTGGTTGGCGAAGTTTTTGCCGACCCACAAATTATTGCAAAATTACCAGGTGGCAGTGCTATTGGTCATAATCGCTATGCGACAACAGGCGAAACACAAATTCGAAATGTTCAACCCTTATATGGTGATTTCGAGTTTGGAGGATTTGCCGTTGCACATAATGGTAATTTAACAAATGCACAATTATTAAAACAATCACTGGTACGTCGTGGATGTTTATTTCAATCCAGCACAGACAGTGAAGTGTTCATTCATTTAATTGCAATTTCACTTTACACAAACGTTATCGATCGGTTCATTGATGCCTTAAAACAAGTTCAAGGGGCCTATTCACTGGTTGCTTTATCTAAGGATATGTTAATAGCTGCCCGTGATCCGTTAGGTGTACGTCCTTTAATATTGGGTAAACTACCACAAGGCAAAGAGAAGAAATCTTGGGTCGTAGCCAGCGAAACCTGCGCTTTGTCAAGTATGGGTGCCGAATTCGTCCGCGATATTGAACCTGGTGAAGTTATCATTATCAATGATGATGGTATTCAATCCATCAAACCATTTTCAAATGTTGCCAACCGTTTTTGCATATTTGAATATGTTTATTTTGCACGCCCTGATTCTGTCATTGAAAACAAATCCGTTTATATGGCTAGAAAAAAAATTGGTGCTGAATTAGCCAAAGAATGTAACGTCGATGCTGATGTTGTTGTTCCTGTTCCCGATTCTGGGGTGCCAGCCGCAATAGGATACGCTGCAGCTAGCAAGATACCCTTTGAATTAGGTATTATTCGCAGTCACTATATCGGACGTACCTTTATTGAACCTACAGATCAAATCCGCCATCTGGGGGTAAAATTAAAACACTCAACAAACCGCAGTGTTTTAGAAGGGAAACGCGTTATTCTAATTGATGATTCAATTGTTCGTGGTACAACCTCCAAAAAAATTGTAGAAATGGTCAGAGCCGCAGGCGCAACAGAAGTACACCTACGCATTGCCTCACCTCCAACACAATATTCTTGCTTTTATGGAATCGATACACCCGCCCAAGAAAAGTTACTGGCTCATACCCATAACATCGATGAAATGTGTAAATTAATTGGCACAGATTCTTTAGGTTTTATTTCTTGTGATGGTTTATATCGCGCATTAGGAGAAGAAAAAAGAAATAACTTTGATCCACAATATTGTGATGCTTGCTTTACAGGGGATTATCCAATTCCGTTAACAGATCATGACAAACAATTAATTAAGACGAAATAG
- a CDS encoding SDR family NAD(P)-dependent oxidoreductase, with amino-acid sequence MSSPLHGKIAFITGASRGIGQACAIALAQAGAHCILSARTQSGLMRTDDIIRAMGGETTLLPLDLGTSDPKQYIDPIGPSIAAQYNQLDIFIHAAFQYMPLTPITQIVDSVWDKNLKTNLTNCRYLIRTLSPLLCATPNAHTIFLQNTVEPEAFWGPVAIVQAALKTMVLCWKAEVTALSSVKIDLFTPPPTNTVLRQTFFPAENKDALSSPKEVAKQIISLILSQK; translated from the coding sequence ATGTCCTCCCCTCTGCATGGGAAAATAGCATTTATTACCGGGGCCAGTCGTGGTATTGGACAAGCCTGCGCTATTGCTTTAGCACAGGCAGGGGCGCACTGTATTCTGAGTGCTCGTACTCAAAGTGGTTTAATGCGTACAGATGACATTATTCGTGCTATGGGAGGGGAAACAACGTTATTACCTTTAGATCTAGGAACATCTGATCCCAAGCAATATATTGATCCTATTGGCCCCTCTATCGCAGCTCAATATAATCAACTGGATATTTTTATCCATGCAGCTTTTCAATACATGCCTTTAACCCCAATTACGCAAATTGTCGATTCTGTTTGGGACAAAAACCTAAAAACAAATCTTACCAATTGCAGATACCTTATTCGCACCTTATCGCCTTTGTTATGTGCAACACCCAACGCACATACAATTTTTTTACAAAATACTGTGGAACCTGAAGCTTTTTGGGGGCCTGTTGCTATAGTACAGGCTGCTTTAAAAACGATGGTCTTGTGTTGGAAAGCAGAGGTTACCGCTCTTTCATCGGTTAAAATTGATCTTTTTACCCCTCCTCCTACGAATACAGTTTTACGACAAACATTCTTCCCTGCAGAAAATAAAGACGCTCTATCATCCCCAAAAGAAGTTGCCAAACAAATTATATCCTTGATTTTATCACAAAAGTAG